The Streptococcus gwangjuense nucleotide sequence TGCTTTTTCCTGAAGGTTTTCTAAAATAGATAAAAAACCTTTTTCTAACTGAGGGCTATTTGCTGTGTCAATATCTGCATACCCAAGAACTCTTTCCTCAAAGGTACCAAGATAGCGTCTTTGCTCATCTGGATTTAATTTTGCTCCACCATGAGCTTTTTCAAGTAATTGTTTTGATAAATCTGTCATGAAAACAGTATATCATAAAAGTTAGAATAAAACAGACAAAAGAAAGCGATTACTTTATAAAGTTAAGGAAAATTTGCACAAAGATAACGTTTTTTCTTGAAAAAGGAGGGCTTTTAAGGTATTATAGAGGTGTAAAAAAATTAACTCATAAGGAGAGTAAAAAATGTCAATTATTACTGATGTTTACGCTCGCGAAGTCCTAGACTCACGCGGTAACCCAACACTTGAAGTAGAAGTTTACACTGAATCAGGTGCTTTCGGACGTGGTATGGTTCCATCAGGAGCTTCTACTGGTGAACACGAAGCAGTTGAACTTCGCGACGGTGACAAATCTCGTTACGGTGGTCTTGGTACACAAAAAGCTGTTGACAACGTAAACAACATCATTGCTGAAGCTATCATTGGCTACGATGTACGTGATCAACAAGCTATCGACCGTGCTATGATCGCTCTTGACGGTACTCCTAACAAAGGTAAATTGGGCGCTAACGCAATCCTTGGTGTGTCTATCGCTGTAGCTCGTGCTGCTGCTGACTACCTTGAAATCCCACTTTACAGCTACCTTGGTGGATTCAACACTAAAGTTCTTCCAACTCCAATGATGAACATCATCAACGGTGGTTCTCACTCTGACGCTCCAATCGCTTTCCAAGAGTTCATGATCTTGCCAGTTGGTGCGCCAACATTTAAAGAAGCTCTTCGTTACGGTGCTGAAATCTTCCACGCTCTTAAGAAAATCCTTAAATCACGTGGTTTGGAAACTGCCGTAGGTGACGAAGGTGGATTCGCTCCTCGTTTCGAAGGAACTGAAGACGGTGTTGAAACTATCCTTGCTGCGATCGAAGCTGCTGGATATGTTCCAGGTAAGGACGTATTTATCGGATTTGACTGTGCTTCATCAGAATTCTACGATAAAGAACGCAAAGTCTACGACTACACTAAATTTGAAGGTGAAGGCGCTGCTGTTCGTACATCTGCAGAACAAATCGACTACCTTGAAGAATTGGTTAACAAATACCCAATCATCACTATCGAAGATGGTATGGATGAAAACGACTGGGATGGTTGGAAAGCTCTTACTGAACGTCTTGGTAAGAAAGTACAACTTGTTGGTGACGACTTCTTCGTAACAAACACTGACTACCTTGCACGTGGTATCCAAGAAGGTGCTGCTAACTCAATCCTTATCAAAGTTAACCAAATCGGTACACTTACTGAAACTTTTGAAGCTATCGAAATGGCTAAAGAAGCTGGTTACACTGCCGTTGTATCACACCGTTCAGGTGAAACTGAAGATTCAACAATCGCTGACATCGCAGTTGCAACTAACGCAGGACAAATCAAGACTGGCTCACTTTCACGTACAGACCGTATCGCTAAATACAACCAATTGCTTCGCATCGAAGACCAACTTGGTGAAGTAGCAGAATACCGTGGATTGAAATCATTTTACAACTTGAAAAAATAATCTCTTTATGAGATGAGGGGCTATAAAGCCTTTGAAATAAGCACTTTGGGGCGCTTTCCCTTAGTGCTTTTTATAATTTAATACCCTTTTTACTACCCCTACTAATTTTTGGTATAGTAAGAGGGTAGCCCGGAAATGGGTCACCCTTATTTTTTATAAATTGCTGATAGCTGTTTCATAATTTGAGACGGCTTTTTTTGCATTCTCTTGGTTAGTATGCCAGTAAGTATTTTCAGTGATCATTAAATTAGAGTGTCCCAGTCTGTACTGAACATCTTTAGGGCTAGCTTGAGCGTAGAGCATCATAGTAGTATGTGTATGGCGGAAACCATGAAATGATACGTTAGTTACTCCTGCAGCATCAAAATGCTTATTTAGGCGTTTGCGTAAGTTACAAGCATAAGCATATTTTTCTGTAAATACAGAGAATACAACCGTTTCAGATCTGCCTAATTTCCAAGACTGAATTTGTTGACGGTTTTTGTATTGTTTCAGTAAAAATAATGTGGCTTTGTCTATTGGTATATCTCGATAACCAGCGCTTGATTTAGGTGAATTTATTTCCTGATAGCGGTTTAGTGTCTTATTGATGCTGATAACACCGCTTTCTAGGTCAATATCAGACCATTCAAGAGCTAGAGCCTCACTAATACGGCAACCAGTGGCCAATAAAGTCTTATACAGAACAACATCAAATAAGTTCTCATAATTTGATTGATCCAGAGCATCTAAATAATCAAGAAACTGTTTTAATTCTTTGTTGTCTAAGTATTTGACAGCAGCCTTTTCTTTCTGCTGTTTGCGTGGAACGATGACATCATTAGCTGGGTTGTATTGTATTACCTGGATAGCTACGCCATATTTCAAAATACGCTTATTCATGTTATGGAGCAAAGAGTAGTTAGCAAATGCTCCTTTTTCGCCTTTATTTGACTTGTCAGCCCATTTATTTACTTGCTGTTGAAGAATAGGCGTAGTGAGTTTAGAAAGCTTGTAATCGCCAAATACGGGCAATAAATGCACTCTAACCAATCCATCCATAGATTGTCGAGTATTTGGCTTAACTGTATTCTTGTAACTATCCCACCAAACTTTTACAAGCTCATTATATGTTGTAATTGTCGGCTTGTCTTTAACTGTATAGCCATTAGCAGCAAAAGTATTGATCGCATCACGCGCTTTTACTTTAACGCCCTTTTTAGTGGTTGCTGTAACAGTTGTACGGGCTTTTTTGCCCGTTAGTTGGTCAACGCCTAGATAAACACTAGCATAATAAACTCTTTGGCCATTCTTTTTGATTTTCTCTTTGATATTCATGTATTTGTACCTTTCTTTCCATCAGCAGGCAAGGCGCGTGATTTTGTTAGGTATTTATACACGAGTAACTGTTATTATTCGATAATTGGCTTTATTGCTTATTTTCAAAGTAGTTTTTGAATTGTTCAAATTCATGTTTCATTGTAATGTTTTGAATTTGAATATCTTTTAATTTTAGAAGTGCTTCTGATGAGGTTTCTAATTTGCTTATTTCACCAGCTAAAGCTATTAAGAGTTCACTTATTTTTTCAAAAGAGAACTGTTTTTCTGGATTAAGTGCTTTTACAACATTATCCAACTGATTGTTTACCTCTATCACAGCAGATTTGTAGAGCTCCAAGTAATGTTCATACTGCTCATCAGTTCTTTGTATGACAGTCGGTAACGTTTCATATAGTGCGCTATTTATTTCTTTTTCATAGCCTAGAAGATATGGGACAGTTACACCGAAATAATCTGCTAGAAGTTGGGCTTTGTCAGCTTTGGGAACTCTTTCGCCGTTTTCCCAGCGTAAAATTGTTAATTTAGTAACACCAATAATTGATGCTAGCTCTTCTTGTGTGAGCTTCTTCTCTTTTCTT carries:
- a CDS encoding helix-turn-helix domain-containing protein, giving the protein MGELKVTNSTNIKTLRKEKKLTQEELASIIGVTKLTILRWENGERVPKADKAQLLADYFGVTVPYLLGYEKEINSALYETLPTVIQRTDEQYEHYLELYKSAVIEVNNQLDNVVKALNPEKQFSFEKISELLIALAGEISKLETSSEALLKLKDIQIQNITMKHEFEQFKNYFENKQ
- the eno gene encoding surface-displayed alpha-enolase, yielding MSIITDVYAREVLDSRGNPTLEVEVYTESGAFGRGMVPSGASTGEHEAVELRDGDKSRYGGLGTQKAVDNVNNIIAEAIIGYDVRDQQAIDRAMIALDGTPNKGKLGANAILGVSIAVARAAADYLEIPLYSYLGGFNTKVLPTPMMNIINGGSHSDAPIAFQEFMILPVGAPTFKEALRYGAEIFHALKKILKSRGLETAVGDEGGFAPRFEGTEDGVETILAAIEAAGYVPGKDVFIGFDCASSEFYDKERKVYDYTKFEGEGAAVRTSAEQIDYLEELVNKYPIITIEDGMDENDWDGWKALTERLGKKVQLVGDDFFVTNTDYLARGIQEGAANSILIKVNQIGTLTETFEAIEMAKEAGYTAVVSHRSGETEDSTIADIAVATNAGQIKTGSLSRTDRIAKYNQLLRIEDQLGEVAEYRGLKSFYNLKK
- a CDS encoding tyrosine-type recombinase/integrase gives rise to the protein MNIKEKIKKNGQRVYYASVYLGVDQLTGKKARTTVTATTKKGVKVKARDAINTFAANGYTVKDKPTITTYNELVKVWWDSYKNTVKPNTRQSMDGLVRVHLLPVFGDYKLSKLTTPILQQQVNKWADKSNKGEKGAFANYSLLHNMNKRILKYGVAIQVIQYNPANDVIVPRKQQKEKAAVKYLDNKELKQFLDYLDALDQSNYENLFDVVLYKTLLATGCRISEALALEWSDIDLESGVISINKTLNRYQEINSPKSSAGYRDIPIDKATLFLLKQYKNRQQIQSWKLGRSETVVFSVFTEKYAYACNLRKRLNKHFDAAGVTNVSFHGFRHTHTTMMLYAQASPKDVQYRLGHSNLMITENTYWHTNQENAKKAVSNYETAISNL